GTATTAACTGATAAGCCATGGGCATCATTTTCCCTGCTACTAGGCTCAAGTTGTTCTTGAAATACTTCATGGGCTTCTTGGAGATGATCTTGTCCACCTTCATTCCTCAAAATTTCTTGGGAGTTTTCCTGCCAGTTTCCCTCTGAATCTTCAGCATTACCACTTCTTACTTCAATAGAGCCAACACCGTCTGACTGTTGCCAGCCTCCGTCCTCATTTTCCAGAACTTGCTCCTGCCAATCTTGTACTTGAGCAGTAGATTCCTGCTGATTTATGTCTTCAAATGAGTTGCCTTCCAAAACATTTGTGGTATCATGGATGTCACTGATTATTTGACTCTGCTCAGATTGATCATGAATTTCATCTAGAACCTCTAGCGAACTGTTTGCTTGATTTTGGTCATGACCGTAGCCATCAATGTCACTGTCGGATAAGGTATCAGAGCAGTTACTGCTACCACAAACAGAATTGTCCAATCTGGAAAGAAATCCTTCCctgcttaaaaaaattaatataaggtaaaacaaagaagaagaagaagaagaagaggattTTTACCATCAtgcaattaagaaaaaataacagTAACCACATTGATTCATAGATAAATTATAAGTAAAGAGATAAAAACATTATCAATATGGTTTATTCCAATAACATAATTATTCACATAACCAGGGCCAAAATGCCAAAACCAGAACATATGAGTCTTTGCAATAACCCAATGGCAGATAACACACAACACATAAATGCAAAAAGTAATAATGATGTAGAAAGTAAACCAAGACACATGTTGACAATCAGCACAAAAACCCCACAATAATACTTGGAGAACGTTTAATGACAGATTAAAAAAAGGACACAAAAATGGAAATATATAAGCATATGGTAAACTGCAAAGGTATTAGTTTAACCCATGGATTGATATTTTAGAGTGCTAGACTGCATGGAACTTATCATAAATTCCAGCAAGAAATTCTTCTACTGAAATCATCAGCCGGAGCAGTGAAAAATTTTCTGAAAAGAGACCTGTTGTTCTGTGCACTTTGCAGTTGCCAAGATTTGGAAGCAAGGAAGCACGGGTATAGCTCTGGCCCTGGTACTAGTATTTGTTGATACCTTATCAGTAAGTGGAACCTTTCTAAGGCACTACTGGGTATTATGTTGCATGAGAATTCACGACACAGAATGAACATTGAAAACTTGTTATCTAGACCATAACCATACTTGGAAACtctttatttatatgaaaatgtaGTTTCAACAAAAAGGGCTGGCAAAGCTActtccaaaggaaaaaaaaaaaatgaacactGAAAGCTTATTTATGGCATGTCCTGCCATGagttatatcaaattaaataaataatgatctTAAACTTcattaaataaaatgtaaatttaaacCTCATTTTATTAGAATCATCACTATCAGGATAGCTGTTATTGACACCTTATCCCAATTCCTCCAGAATCAATTGACAGATCAGGTTTTGCCAACCTACTCATGCTCTCTTCTTCTTAATTCCTGTCCTTTCCAACTCATCCAGCAGTGCCATAGACTCCCCCTTAATGGCCCTGTCATAGAACTTCATCATACATAGTCAATATCACATTCAGTGCTCTCCTAGTGATCTTTGTTGGAGCATCTCTCATGTTTTCTCTCACACTCATTTGCAACATGTCTTCCCACTATAGCCCTCATCATTCTCATCAACGTTGGTAAtggaatttaaaagaaaaaaaagaaagtatagAGGTAATTATTAGCTTGGTAATCCACaatattgaaattgaaaatatatgtcATTGAAGTCATAAGGGGTCTCAGAACTAAAAATCTACTACCATTCAGATATGTATTATACACTCAAAATACTGGGCAGTGTAACAATATGTATACTTAATCCCCCCTACCATAAACTCTTCAAGAGGCTGGAAGCAATCATCATAAAGAACAAGTAACAGAGGTtgtaatagaaattaaaatcagTACAAATTTGTCAGTGATAAACTGCAGGGAAGTGAAACTGCATATCCAAGAAATTACTTTCTGAAAAATGTAAATCATGCTGCTATTAATAACATGATCCAAAAATATGTAGAACATAAGCTTTGGTCCACAAGTTAAGGGGAATCAAAAGGCTGTTGTCATATCCCAGTACTGTTGCTAAAATTGCTAACATCCTTTTGTTCTAGCTAATATTGTAATTAATCAGCAAATtggaaaattcaattttatttataaggtTTTACAGAGTAAAAGTGCAGGTGACAAGGCTTAAAAAGAATATTGAGGAACCTGGGAGACTGAGGTCACAACATGGATCTGTAATCTCAATACTTATTGTGATCACAATCTTCAACCATAATGCAATCACAGCCTCAAAAtgttagaagaaaattaaatgcTTTAGTTCATGAAGGGACAGACTCCTACACGGAAAAAAGAGTTAAGACATCCCACACAATATCTTCAATGCATTTAGCTgcaaattatcaatttttaagtCTTGTTATCAGTACTATTAATAAAGCTATTCAGATGGTGATATTGTGTGGCTGTGtgtgtttttaaattataatatcaattaaaacaaaaattagaagttgctaagaaaaaatgataattcTATTTGAAATTCCTTTAAAGGGAATCCAAGgttaaatgaaaatgagaaagttTTACTTGTTTAAGAACAGTATACATTTTAATGCTGTAGCAATCGAATTGAAATGTGAAGGGAAGTAGGATTACATCACCAAATGAGAATGTATAACAGCAAACAAATAAAACTAGTTGATCATATCAATATGATTTGCAGTTTTGACCAATGATCAGGGATAACCTGACAATTCCAATTTAGATTGGTTAGGCCAGTATATTTTACACACTAACAACACTAGTTGGTTCCATCAAAATGATCATAAATAAGtcacaaaaaatttgaattggTTAGTCCAATCTATtttatgcacaaaaaaaaaaaaaaaaaaaaacaaacaaacaaacaaacaaacaaaagaaaaagttggtCCAATCAAAGTGAATTGTTGCTCCAACTGAACAATGATAAGATGactagaaaatttcaattttgaaaggACTAATCCCGTATATCAACCACAGACCCATGTGTGTGGTACACATTCAACTTAGACATTTTCCTGTCAATGATGTATTATGAATTATGGATAAAAAATCACATCATACACTTGTTGTTTCTGGAGGTTCATGtctctattacatcatgtcaagGTCGTAAAATAAAGTATTTGCCAGTTCCTGGTGCCATGACATATATTAGATTACAATATGTCAATGACATAATTTTCAGAATCATTTACTATGGTtgaaatgataattatttttctcctgATCATAGtcaaatttatctaaaaattctCAATGACATCACTAGCATTGAGAATTTGGTCTTTGTAAGGCTAAAATgctgaaaattatttatagttcCCCAGATCCACCTTTTGAATTTCCATGAAAGATTGGGTGTCCATATGAATAATCAAATAAAGTCACATAGCTCTAGTATAACATAGGAAATCCAGCAGCCctctttataatttttaaaccaTAAAAGTCCCCCACTGCGTAACTTTCTCTTCTGGAGTAAACCTCCAACCAACATTCTCCAAACACAGCAGCATCCTCTCCCCACACACATAcacaaagaagagaaaaaaattaaagaagtaaagaaagaaagaaagaaaatgacatcTACAACACTGAGAAAAAGGACCATAATAGAACATTAGCAAAAACagtgcaaagaaaaaaaaattcagctggaaaaaatagaaaggaacacacatcctttttgttttatatatacagCATAATAAAGATAATACCTTAAACCAGATACAGTACGCCGTTGCCTCAATAAGCCTAATTCACTTGCCGCAACAGAAGCGGGCCTCTCATCCTCAGCCAATCTATTATTCCGCAAGAATCTACCTCTGAGCAATGACTGcaaagtaaacaaaataaaaccataataGTTACAATAGAGGCAAAGGTTTTCAAGATCGCCGACAAATACAAGGGGCTGAATACAAAATGATATACTGCAATAGCAACAAGGGACCACAAAACTTGATGCCTAAAACTGCCTTGTGCAAGAAAAAAACTATAACAATCAACAAATCATTCACTTGCAAAAATGTTTGAAGAACGACACCCTAAAATTAAGACTCTGTCTAAActagagaaaaaagagaaggaatACAACGTATCATTAGTAGATCCCCTACGTCAAAGTTTGATGGGCATTCACACCTCATATCTGTTAAAACCCCAACTTCAAGGTTTGAGGAGGCATTCACACCTCATATCTGTTAAAATTTGGGCAACAACATCTATGTCACATTGTGAAAAAGCATGAGTCCATTCATCTGCAACAGTTTGTAGTATAGCTGCCTAGAAGTAACCTTTGGGTTAGGACATATACCACCTGTCACCAGATAAATGactcaaaacacaagtttcgaGGATCGTATACAATATATCCTATAACGTATATAATGTATTTTAGTCTTTGTTCAAATGACAGAgtgagtattttaaaaattaccagGAAAAATGGAAACCTCAATACATGGtttctttaaaacataaaagaaatttcttTCATGGTGCATATGGTATAGATAAATTTAGAAAGATTACATGCAAATGTGTATGCATGATGCATGAAGACATTAGAAATCAGTCATCTGTGATCTCTGCACCCCCACCATCCCCTTGTCTATTTGGCGTGGCATACAAGTTTAATTCCTGTTTCCAGTCTATGATTAGTGGTTTTGCATTAAACTGTGAAAAACCCAGATGACAATGAAAAATCATGCCAACAAACCTAGTTCCCACGTTTCAAAGCTTCCACCCAATTCCCGTTCACAAATATTTCAAACACAGATTCACATGAATGGCAATTGCTAGAGTATAGAGAGGTCAATTCCATAAATAGTTCATGGGCTCTGGAAAGAgctgaaaataaattttttttttttatcaatcaaaAGAGCTGAAAATAATGAGAGTGCAGAAATAAGCATATTTTATAGAAACTAACCTGAATTCGGTTACGATGAGCAAAATCTGAGACAACTCTATGCTCCGACAATTGCTGAAGCTCTCTTTGCCTTTCTCTCCCAGTCCTCACCAGCATATCCAGCAGAGCCTGTCTGCCACATAATCTAAGAATGCCAACCCTCCGGACAGGTTCAGTTTGTCCTTCATGACAATTGACAACTAATCCATCCCGAACTCGTTCAATTTGAGCACCAATCTCAGCAACTTGTTCTTCTCTTCTAGCACTAAGAGTACCTCTTGGCTGGCTAGTCATTTGTACCCACTCCCTTACAATTCGTACTCTTTCCTGCTCAGTTTCCCCAAGCCATTGTGCCCTTGTAGTGTTGTTCACCTGGGAAACATTAGATGTATGGCCCATCATGCCGCTATTCATCCAGTCCCGAAATATTTGCCTCACCCTCTCCCTTTCAACATCCCCAAAATCAGGAGATGGCTCACAACCCAAACCATTActatcatcattttcattctgTGACCCTGCTTGACTTTGGGACCATGGTCCATACTCAACCTCACTTAAGCGGTCCAAACCACCACCATCTACACTCCTTTGGCTTTCAGATACAGTTACACTAGACAGATCAGTGTTCAACTCATCACTCCTCTGCTGTTGGAATCTTCCTTGACCTCTTCCTGGGCCCTGACCAACCTGCTCATCTTCAAGG
The sequence above is drawn from the Vitis riparia cultivar Riparia Gloire de Montpellier isolate 1030 chromosome 6, EGFV_Vit.rip_1.0, whole genome shotgun sequence genome and encodes:
- the LOC117916205 gene encoding uncharacterized protein LOC117916205; its protein translation is MAIAGLHNVSVLDSPFLRESQSPVSSRRSDQARLSTQTSSPRQMWRDLEDEQVGQGPGRGQGRFQQQRSDELNTDLSSVTVSESQRSVDGGGLDRLSEVEYGPWSQSQAGSQNENDDSNGLGCEPSPDFGDVERERVRQIFRDWMNSGMMGHTSNVSQVNNTTRAQWLGETEQERVRIVREWVQMTSQPRGTLSARREEQVAEIGAQIERVRDGLVVNCHEGQTEPVRRVGILRLCGRQALLDMLVRTGRERQRELQQLSEHRVVSDFAHRNRIQSLLRGRFLRNNRLAEDERPASVAASELGLLRQRRTVSGLREGFLSRLDNSVCGSSNCSDTLSDSDIDGYGHDQNQANSSLEVLDEIHDQSEQSQIISDIHDTTNVLEGNSFEDINQQESTAQVQDWQEQVLENEDGGWQQSDGVGSIEVRSGNAEDSEGNWQENSQEILRNEGGQDHLQEAHEVFQEQLEPSSRENDAHGLSVNTNDLEGDTIENVNWQNSIAQVEEWQEQVRENEEASGSEGGEHGFQEEAHDSWHEVSSQEVAENWLEGPSDQEAVMVGRVDRFYFPDDDNVYNMELRELLSRRSVSNLLRSGFRENLDRLIQSYVERQVHDPVDWEPHGTSSLPASAEQDQEQQTGDQNEGRTDDVESPPSVLPSSQVPRFLPLWDQELHHDNWSQQNMHPRFGMEWEVINDLRIDLARLQQRMNNMQRMLEACMDMQLELQRSIKQEVSAALNRSVGSPEVNEECLPQDGSKWDHVRKGICCICCDSHIDSLLYRCGHMCTCSKCASELVQGRGKCPMCWAPVVEVIRAYSIL